In the genome of Kitasatospora cathayae, one region contains:
- a CDS encoding C40 family peptidase → MTTLLPTRRRLSLGLALASLLAGVGAYTAAAASAATAPAPIPLTSPACPTNLQQGEADGCVTQLQLELNLTGAHLTVDGQFGSGTDTAVRTFQAAHTLTADGIVGPATKSALDAAAAAASGTVDLRTQCGTLQTGASGPCVSTLQTMLNTFNAGRLTADGQFGPATDTAVRNFQAAHALTIDGVVGTGTKNALYTSTPTPLPSGAVDPTKVLKAAKSYLGVPYVWGGGHSLRGEGPGPSLGTCDGYTGSIQPCPANTTHGLDCSGLVRAAFWFGAGIDLANGGDTSEQTLDKHLTPITESQRRPGDVEYFGTDAHNTVHVVLYAGTDPTTGADMMYEAKETGTDVHYVTLRTGGLTTPPRRRAGDGHRHPRDAAGPAAAEGRPPVGCGAMHRSLTDLARCLWGDEYGPTPECDATWQHKESYFTEKLTFADPDEILAMLRTLSPHLVDGHLPVWTRNLAYRLLLLQRPDDPALLREAASSLHLHGPDWDHIAEELTHRADTLEAG, encoded by the coding sequence GTGACCACCCTCCTCCCCACCCGGCGCCGGTTGTCGCTGGGTCTGGCCCTGGCGTCCCTACTGGCGGGCGTCGGCGCGTACACCGCCGCGGCCGCCTCCGCCGCGACCGCGCCGGCCCCGATCCCCCTCACCTCCCCGGCCTGCCCGACCAACCTCCAGCAGGGCGAGGCCGACGGCTGCGTCACCCAGCTCCAGCTGGAGCTCAATCTGACCGGCGCCCACCTCACCGTGGACGGGCAGTTCGGGTCCGGCACCGACACCGCCGTGCGCACCTTCCAGGCCGCGCACACCCTGACCGCGGACGGCATCGTCGGCCCGGCCACCAAGTCGGCGCTCGACGCGGCGGCGGCCGCCGCCTCCGGCACCGTCGACCTGCGCACCCAGTGCGGCACCCTGCAGACCGGCGCCAGCGGCCCGTGCGTCAGCACCCTGCAGACCATGCTGAACACCTTCAACGCGGGCCGCCTCACCGCGGACGGGCAGTTCGGGCCGGCCACCGACACCGCCGTCCGCAACTTCCAGGCCGCGCACGCCCTGACCATCGACGGCGTCGTCGGCACGGGCACCAAGAACGCCCTCTACACCAGCACCCCCACCCCGCTGCCCAGCGGCGCCGTCGACCCCACCAAGGTCCTGAAGGCGGCGAAGTCCTACCTGGGCGTCCCCTACGTGTGGGGCGGCGGCCACTCCCTGCGCGGCGAGGGCCCCGGCCCGTCCCTCGGCACCTGCGACGGCTACACCGGCTCGATCCAGCCCTGCCCGGCCAACACCACCCACGGCCTGGACTGTTCGGGCCTGGTCCGGGCGGCCTTCTGGTTCGGCGCCGGCATCGACCTCGCCAACGGCGGCGACACCAGCGAGCAGACCCTGGACAAGCACCTCACCCCGATCACCGAATCCCAGCGCCGCCCCGGCGACGTCGAGTACTTCGGCACCGACGCGCACAACACCGTGCACGTCGTGCTCTACGCCGGTACCGACCCCACCACCGGCGCGGACATGATGTACGAGGCGAAGGAGACGGGCACCGACGTCCACTACGTCACCCTCCGCACCGGCGGCCTGACCACCCCGCCCCGGCGTCGCGCGGGTGACGGCCACCGTCACCCGCGCGACGCCGCTGGACCGGCTGCCGCCGAAGGGCGACCACCGGTAGGCTGCGGCGCCATGCACCGCAGCCTCACCGACCTCGCCCGCTGCCTCTGGGGCGACGAGTACGGCCCCACCCCCGAGTGCGACGCGACCTGGCAGCACAAGGAGTCGTACTTCACCGAGAAGCTGACCTTCGCCGACCCGGACGAGATCCTCGCCATGCTGCGGACCCTCTCCCCCCACCTGGTCGACGGCCACCTCCCGGTCTGGACCCGCAACCTCGCCTACCGCCTGCTCCTCCTCCAACGCCCCGACGACCCGGCCCTCCTCCGCGAGGCCGCAAGCAGCCTCCACCTGCACGGCCCGGACTGGGACCACATCGCCGAAGAGCTGACCCACCGCGCGGACACCCTCGAAGCGGGCTGA